In Geotalea uraniireducens, one genomic interval encodes:
- a CDS encoding beta-propeller fold lactonase family protein has product MGPGRLLVMLIFAVAVFALAGCEGGGGTTTSVQFLPNMDQYLTPLAPPGARFETLNPGLADKPDWLAGQAVTSVKSPDNKTLLVLTSGYNRVYTSTPSTPYPWYSPDSNEYVFIYDISTNTPIKKQVVTIPNSYNGIVFDPSGKAFYVSGGVSDNVHVFSQGADGIWAEVNAPLALGHNNMGNGLPWSADFGNGSINLQIGVKPCAAGLAISRDGKTLVVANYYNDSISVFRGGLNNWGPATELDMRPGKSGGTVGEPGGEYPFWVAVKGTEADGTATAYVSSIRDREVVVVDLNGALGVKARVKVVGQPNKMTLNRDQSLLYVVEDQSDRIDIVRTSDNTLVGTIPVIAPAAALPASLAGFTGANPNSVTLSPDEKRLYVTNGNLNCVAVVNLDAARTGGQVAGLIPTGWYPNSASISADGTWMYVINGKSATGPNPDFRYSYGPPSRPNGFLTNHYNPQLTKAGLQSLPLPAATQLWRLTAQVAANNRFSYADGARDQEVMKVLQANIKHVIFIIKENRTYDQILGDLEKGNGDPALAEFGEPYTPNMHAMARAFVTLDNFYDTAEVSNDGWAWTTSARAPDVVERQYAVAYASRGLSLDTEGTNRSVNVAYKTLAERKAANPLTPDDDDLLPGQTDVAAPDGPNNEVNKGYLWDAALRRGLSVRNYGFFVDQTRYNVPLAAGGIPLVKAPASTGTQVAYPASAALAPYTDIYFRGFDNSFPDYYRYKEWEREFDAYETAGNLPTLSLVRFMHDHTGNFNTAIDGVNTPELQQADNDYAVGLLLEKIANSPRYKDNTLVFVIEDDSQDGGDHVDSHRSIAFVAGAYVKRGALVSSHYNTINFLRTIEEVLGLPPMNLNDALARPMTDIFTTTPAPWSFVAKPAPILAGTTLPPFAALSPVSRARAPKSTHDARYWAQATRGMDFSSEDKFNFAQYNRVLWKGLMGNKPYPAAPSGKDLRRNRKELLARYHLALK; this is encoded by the coding sequence ATGGGACCTGGTCGATTGCTTGTTATGCTTATTTTTGCTGTGGCAGTCTTTGCGCTCGCCGGATGCGAGGGCGGGGGCGGCACCACCACTTCCGTTCAGTTCCTGCCGAATATGGATCAGTACCTTACCCCGCTGGCCCCTCCGGGGGCCCGTTTCGAAACATTGAACCCCGGTCTGGCCGACAAGCCGGACTGGCTGGCCGGCCAAGCGGTCACGAGCGTGAAAAGTCCGGACAACAAGACCCTCCTGGTGCTGACGAGCGGCTATAACCGCGTCTATACCTCTACCCCCAGCACCCCCTATCCGTGGTACTCGCCGGATTCCAACGAATACGTATTCATTTACGACATTTCAACGAACACGCCGATCAAAAAACAGGTGGTGACGATTCCCAACAGCTACAACGGGATTGTCTTCGACCCGTCGGGTAAGGCTTTCTACGTGAGCGGGGGGGTGAGCGACAACGTTCATGTCTTTTCTCAGGGCGCCGACGGCATCTGGGCGGAGGTCAACGCGCCGCTGGCCCTGGGCCACAACAACATGGGGAACGGCCTTCCCTGGAGCGCCGACTTCGGGAACGGTTCCATCAACCTCCAGATCGGCGTGAAACCGTGCGCCGCGGGGCTGGCCATCTCCCGCGACGGCAAGACCCTGGTGGTCGCCAATTACTACAACGACTCGATTTCGGTCTTCAGGGGCGGGCTCAACAACTGGGGGCCGGCAACGGAGCTGGACATGCGCCCGGGCAAGAGCGGCGGGACCGTGGGGGAACCGGGCGGCGAATACCCGTTCTGGGTGGCCGTTAAAGGGACGGAGGCCGACGGGACCGCAACCGCCTATGTGTCGAGCATCCGCGATCGGGAGGTCGTCGTCGTCGATCTGAACGGCGCTTTAGGCGTGAAGGCCCGGGTCAAGGTGGTGGGCCAGCCGAACAAGATGACGCTCAACCGCGACCAATCGCTTTTGTATGTGGTCGAAGACCAATCGGATAGGATCGACATCGTGCGCACCAGCGACAACACGCTCGTCGGCACCATCCCCGTCATCGCCCCGGCGGCGGCCTTGCCCGCCTCGCTGGCCGGCTTTACCGGCGCAAACCCCAACAGCGTCACGCTCTCGCCCGACGAGAAACGCCTCTACGTGACGAACGGGAACCTGAACTGCGTCGCGGTGGTGAACCTGGATGCCGCCCGCACGGGCGGGCAGGTCGCCGGGCTCATTCCCACCGGCTGGTATCCGAACTCCGCCAGCATCAGTGCGGACGGCACCTGGATGTACGTGATCAACGGGAAATCGGCGACCGGGCCGAATCCCGATTTCCGCTACAGTTACGGGCCGCCTTCGCGCCCGAATGGCTTCCTGACGAACCATTACAATCCCCAGTTGACCAAGGCCGGGCTCCAGAGTCTGCCGCTTCCCGCTGCTACGCAACTCTGGCGGCTGACGGCGCAGGTCGCCGCCAACAACCGCTTCTCCTATGCCGATGGCGCCAGGGACCAGGAGGTCATGAAGGTGCTTCAGGCCAACATCAAGCACGTCATCTTCATCATCAAGGAGAACCGGACCTACGACCAGATCCTGGGCGACCTGGAAAAAGGCAACGGCGATCCCGCCCTGGCCGAATTCGGCGAGCCCTATACTCCGAATATGCACGCCATGGCGCGCGCCTTCGTCACCCTCGACAATTTCTACGATACGGCCGAAGTGAGCAACGACGGATGGGCGTGGACCACGTCGGCCCGCGCCCCGGACGTGGTCGAGCGTCAGTATGCGGTCGCCTACGCCAGCCGGGGCCTCAGCCTGGATACCGAGGGGACCAACCGCAGCGTGAACGTTGCCTACAAGACCCTTGCCGAACGCAAGGCGGCCAATCCGCTCACTCCGGACGACGACGATCTGCTGCCGGGACAGACCGACGTGGCGGCGCCGGATGGGCCGAACAACGAAGTGAACAAGGGGTATTTGTGGGATGCAGCGCTGCGCCGGGGGCTCTCGGTCCGCAACTATGGCTTTTTCGTCGACCAGACCCGCTACAATGTTCCCCTGGCCGCCGGCGGCATTCCTCTCGTGAAGGCGCCGGCTTCCACCGGCACCCAGGTCGCCTACCCCGCCAGTGCCGCCCTGGCCCCTTACACCGACATCTATTTCCGCGGGTTCGACAACTCGTTCCCCGATTATTACCGCTATAAGGAGTGGGAGCGGGAGTTCGATGCCTATGAAACCGCCGGCAACCTGCCGACGCTCAGCCTCGTCCGCTTCATGCACGATCACACCGGCAACTTCAACACGGCGATCGACGGCGTGAACACTCCGGAATTGCAGCAGGCCGATAACGACTATGCGGTCGGCCTGCTCCTGGAGAAGATTGCGAACAGTCCCCGCTACAAGGACAACACGCTGGTCTTCGTCATCGAAGACGATTCCCAGGACGGCGGCGACCACGTCGATTCCCACCGCAGCATCGCGTTTGTGGCCGGCGCGTACGTGAAGCGGGGCGCGCTCGTCTCTTCCCACTACAACACCATCAACTTCCTGCGCACCATCGAGGAGGTCCTGGGGCTCCCGCCGATGAACCTGAACGACGCCCTTGCCCGGCCGATGACCGATATTTTCACCACAACCCCGGCCCCCTGGAGCTTTGTCGCCAAGCCGGCGCCGATTCTTGCCGGGACGACCCTGCCGCCGTTCGCCGCCCTCTCCCCCGTCAGCAGGGCGCGGGCGCCGAAATCGACCCATGACGCGCGGTACTGGGCACAGGCGACCAGGGGGATGGACTTCTCGTCCGAGGACAAGTTCAATTTCGCGCAGTACAACCGCGTGCTGTGGAAAGGGCTGATGGGGAACAAGCCGTATCCCGCAGCCCCGAGCGGCAAGGACCTGCGCCGGAACCGCAAGGAGCTGCTGGCTCGTTACCATCTGGCGCTGAAATAG
- a CDS encoding metallophosphoesterase: MASNSKHHGSNQDSTSTTRSPGITRRDFVKYSTGTVACIYLGGLTTACGSKSGSSGSDFPVVVFSDVHFNPLYDPSLFPALNAAAASDWDAVFRTSALTAPSAWGKDSNYPLLTLALAGITQNLGASPFVIYTGDILGHGLPQMFYFNLNGTTAPRDAADVAAMQAFTDKAVAFFMAKVRAAVGTVPVLFAVGNGDSYTGYGPDSAFLANTAELFYTSFLNGIGDHQAFLTTFTRGGYYAVEPPGTNLMVIGLNTIIFSPLVAPTPGANDSAVAAQLDWLDSRLAAATVAGKKVWLLMHAPPGADIGTTAKPANVDANGHIATATMMWVSEYQTRFLQIVANYPGSISLTLAGHTHMDEYRVLPSSDTVEITPAIAPYFGNNPAFKRFAISGATLKPLDYSALNYDLATAPAQFSAYYTFSAAYALPGPLDTALARLTPALVTNSAQQALYRGYYYSGHNAPHSVSDTLFNPITDTNWRIYWSGIATMEQQAFIDSINAS, encoded by the coding sequence GTGGCGAGTAATTCGAAGCACCACGGCAGTAATCAGGACAGCACGTCAACGACACGTTCTCCCGGCATAACCCGGCGGGATTTCGTGAAATATTCGACGGGGACCGTCGCCTGTATCTATCTGGGGGGATTGACCACGGCCTGTGGCAGCAAGAGCGGCTCCTCCGGCAGCGATTTTCCGGTGGTCGTCTTCTCGGACGTGCACTTCAACCCGCTGTACGACCCTTCGCTGTTCCCGGCCCTGAACGCGGCAGCGGCGAGCGACTGGGATGCCGTTTTCAGGACATCGGCTCTTACGGCGCCTTCGGCCTGGGGCAAGGATTCCAACTACCCCTTGCTCACGCTGGCCCTCGCCGGCATCACGCAGAATCTGGGCGCGAGTCCCTTCGTTATTTACACCGGCGACATTCTTGGCCATGGTCTCCCGCAAATGTTTTATTTCAACCTTAACGGGACCACGGCCCCGCGCGACGCCGCGGATGTTGCCGCCATGCAGGCCTTCACCGACAAGGCGGTCGCCTTTTTCATGGCCAAGGTGCGGGCGGCGGTCGGTACCGTCCCGGTCCTGTTCGCGGTCGGGAATGGCGACTCCTACACCGGCTACGGGCCGGACAGCGCCTTTCTCGCCAATACGGCCGAGCTGTTTTACACCTCGTTCCTGAACGGTATTGGCGACCACCAGGCCTTTCTGACAACCTTCACCCGTGGCGGTTATTATGCCGTGGAGCCGCCGGGAACGAACCTGATGGTGATCGGGCTGAATACCATCATTTTTTCCCCGCTGGTCGCGCCCACTCCCGGCGCCAACGACAGTGCGGTGGCGGCGCAACTGGACTGGCTGGACTCACGGCTTGCCGCGGCCACCGTTGCCGGTAAAAAGGTCTGGCTGCTGATGCACGCGCCTCCCGGCGCCGATATCGGCACCACCGCCAAGCCTGCCAATGTCGACGCCAATGGCCATATCGCCACGGCCACCATGATGTGGGTCTCCGAGTACCAGACGAGGTTTTTGCAGATCGTCGCCAACTACCCGGGGAGCATCTCCCTGACCCTTGCCGGCCATACCCACATGGATGAATACCGGGTCCTGCCGTCTTCCGATACGGTCGAAATAACGCCCGCCATCGCGCCATACTTCGGCAACAACCCGGCATTCAAGCGCTTCGCCATTTCCGGCGCCACGCTTAAACCACTCGATTACAGCGCGCTGAACTACGACCTCGCCACCGCGCCGGCGCAGTTCTCCGCCTATTACACCTTCTCGGCGGCCTATGCTCTGCCGGGCCCACTGGACACTGCCCTTGCGCGGCTCACCCCAGCGCTGGTAACCAACAGTGCCCAGCAGGCGCTTTACCGCGGCTACTACTATTCCGGCCACAATGCACCCCATTCGGTCAGCGACACGCTCTTCAATCCGATTACCGATACAAACTGGCGGATCTACTGGAGCGGTATCGCCACTATGGAGCAACAGGCATTTATTGACAGCATCAACGCCTCTTGA